In Sulfitobacter guttiformis, the genomic stretch ACTACTCCCTGCTTCCGTGGCTCACCACGCTCAAGAATGTGACCTTCGGGGTGGCAGCACGCTTTCCCAAATGGACAAAGCAGCAGGTGACCGACCATTCCATTGCATTTCTGGAAAAAGTAGGTCTGAGCGGGGATGCAATCCACCGCAAACCCAGTCAGCTATCGGGAGGCATGCGCCAACGGGTATCGATTGCCCGCGCCTTCGCAAACGAGCCCAAGCTCTTACTCCTCGACGAGCCGTTCGGCGCTCTTGATGCACTCACTCGTGGCACCATTCAGGACGAGCTGATAAAAGTCTGGAGCGGGACGGACCAGACGGTATTCATGATCACCCATGATATCGACGAGGCGATCCTGCTCGCCGACCGCATCCTGTTGATGACAAACGGTCCTATGGCACGCGTCGCCGAAAGCGTGGAAATCACAATTCCCAGACCGCGCAACCGTACCCAGATCGTTCAGCATCCGAACTATTACGCGATCCGCAACCATCTGGTCCAGTTTTTGGGCGAGCGATCGGTCAAACTTGCTGCGCAGCCGGCTGACGGGATGATTCATCGGCCCGAAACCGTGCGCATCGATAAGACAGAAGAACGCGCAGCCGACAAAGCTCCCCTGCGCGCGATCACGTCATGACAACAGAGCTACCGCGCCCACCCTTGCCGCCCTTCACACGGCAGGACGCGGTGCAAAAAGTCAGAATGGCCGAGAACGCATGGAACAGCAGGGACGTCGCCGCAGTTTCGCGGGCCTATACCTCCGATACGCGATGGCGCAACCGCGCCGAGTTTTTGGACGGACGTGCGCAGGTCGAGGCATTTTTGATCCGCAAATGGGCCGCCGAGGCCGATTACCGCCTGATCAAGGAGCTCTGGGCACATAGTGACACCGCCATAGCTGTGCGCTTTTGCTATGAGTACAGCGATGCACAGGGCAAGTGGTTTCGCGCCCACGGTAACGAGAACTGGCTGTTTGACGAAAATGGCTACATGGCCCGGCGCCATGCCTCGATCAACGATGTACATATAACCGAAGCTGAGCGGTTATTTCACTGGCCTGCCCCCGGACCCCGCCCAGAGGACCACAAGGGCCTGAGCGCTTTAGGCCTTTAATCTTTCCAAACACCCTTAATTATTAACAAAGGACCACGACCCATGAGCACCATGATGACAAAAGAAGATGTCACCGCAATGATCCTGTCTGCAAAGAAAACGGCAGGCCTCACATGGGAGGAAATCGCCGCGAAAATTGACATGTCCCCGGTATGGACCCATTCGGCCGCCATGGGCATGAATGCTTTCCCCCCGCAAAAGGCCGCATTGATGGTCAAGGTAATGGGCCTTCCCCAAGAGGCCGAAAGTCTGCTGTCTGAAAGCCCCACAAAAATCTGGGAGCAGGCCGTGCCGACCGATCCATGCATCTACCGCTTTTACGAGATCGTGGGCGTCTATGGCCCGACACTCAAAGCCCTAATTCAGGAGAAATTCGGCGATGGTATCATGTCAGCCATCGACTTCGAGATGAGTGTGGCAAGGGTGGAAAACCCCAAGGGCGACCGCGTCAAGATCGAGATGTCTGGTAAATATCTGGGATATAATAGTTGGTAAGAATGTAGCTGAAC encodes the following:
- a CDS encoding ABC transporter ATP-binding protein, producing MASSFLSIEQLTQRYPDGKGGEFTVFENASFGIEKGEFVCILGHSGCGKSTIMNILAGLAEPTAGVIKMDGQAISGPSLDRGVVFQNYSLLPWLTTLKNVTFGVAARFPKWTKQQVTDHSIAFLEKVGLSGDAIHRKPSQLSGGMRQRVSIARAFANEPKLLLLDEPFGALDALTRGTIQDELIKVWSGTDQTVFMITHDIDEAILLADRILLMTNGPMARVAESVEITIPRPRNRTQIVQHPNYYAIRNHLVQFLGERSVKLAAQPADGMIHRPETVRIDKTEERAADKAPLRAITS
- a CDS encoding nuclear transport factor 2 family protein encodes the protein MTTELPRPPLPPFTRQDAVQKVRMAENAWNSRDVAAVSRAYTSDTRWRNRAEFLDGRAQVEAFLIRKWAAEADYRLIKELWAHSDTAIAVRFCYEYSDAQGKWFRAHGNENWLFDENGYMARRHASINDVHITEAERLFHWPAPGPRPEDHKGLSALGL
- the cynS gene encoding cyanase encodes the protein MSTMMTKEDVTAMILSAKKTAGLTWEEIAAKIDMSPVWTHSAAMGMNAFPPQKAALMVKVMGLPQEAESLLSESPTKIWEQAVPTDPCIYRFYEIVGVYGPTLKALIQEKFGDGIMSAIDFEMSVARVENPKGDRVKIEMSGKYLGYNSW